The genomic region CGGCGGCCCGGTCGAGCGCGGCGTCGATCGCCGTCCTCTCCGATTTCGAGAATCGGTCGAGGACGTAATCGGCGAGCTCGCGCTCGCGGGAGTAGCGCTCGCCGCGGATACCGATCCGCAGGCGGGCGAACTCCCGGGTGCCAAGGCACGCTTCGATCGACTTCAGACCCTTCTGCCCCGCCGACGAACCCCGCGGCTTGAGCCGCAGCGTCCCGAGCGGAAGGTCGATCTCGTCGGAAACGACGAGCAGCGCGTCCGGCCCCAGTTTCAGCTTTGTCAAAAGACCCGCGACCGCCTCGCCCGAGGCGTTCATGTACGTGACCGGCTTGGCGAGGACGACGGGCTCCTCGCCGATGCGCCCCCGCCCCGTCAGGGCCCGGCACTCGAGACGCTTGACGGTGATGCCCGCCTCGCGGGCGAGC from Thermoanaerobaculia bacterium harbors:
- the pth gene encoding aminoacyl-tRNA hydrolase — encoded protein: MSGLGNPGPEYEGTRHNVGYAVVDRLAREAGITVKRLECRALTGRGRIGEEPVVLAKPVTYMNASGEAVAGLLTKLKLGPDALLVVSDEIDLPLGTLRLKPRGSSAGQKGLKSIEACLGTREFARLRIGIRGERYSRERELADYVLDRFSKSERTAIDAALDRAAEAVRTWAAEGIAAAMNRFNALSE